Proteins encoded within one genomic window of Oryza glaberrima chromosome 12, OglaRS2, whole genome shotgun sequence:
- the LOC127756656 gene encoding uncharacterized protein LOC127756656, which translates to MHTQTNLMFLIAVVVSLMLSQGESQPCGPSSIDVQQINTGKKVGTLDTVFRVTVENRCICTVKAVIVQANGFTSSIPVDPKLFRKAGDTSYVVGDGQQIASTNSVMFEYAWSHYFEITPASVQVEC; encoded by the exons ATGCACACACAGACGAATTTAATGTTTCTCATTGCAGTCGTTGTGTCCCTCATGCTTTCTCAAG GGGAGTCGCAACCATGCGGGCCATCAAGCATCGACGTCCAGCAGATCAACACCGGGAAGAAGGTCGGCACGCTCGACACGGTATTCCGGGTGACGGTGGAGAACAGGTGCATTTGCACGGTGAAGGCCGTCATCGTCCAAGCCAATGGCTTCACGAGCTCCATCCCCGTTGACCCCAAGCTATTCCGAAAGGCTGGGGACACAAGTTATGTCGTCGGTGATGGACAGCAGATTGCGAGTACCAATTCTGTCATGTTTGAATATGCCTGGAGTCACTACTTCGAGATCACTCCGGCTAGCGTGCAGGTTGAATGCTAA
- the LOC127756304 gene encoding uncharacterized protein LOC127756304: MAEKTLCEFAAPFADKVAFGPQINMGDVDFDLKSSLIMMAQASMFCGKPNEDANAHLQQFLKICSTYTIKGVSPDTVRLRLFPFSLLGKAKQWFYANRIMINTWDKCSTAFLSKFFPMGKTNALRGRISSFQQTRDESIPEAWKRLQEYVAACPHHGMDGWFILHNFYSGLTPTSRDRLDAAAGGAFFSKMVRGAVDLIEKMVSNKGWSEERLQTRQRGMHTVKEMEMLAAKLDLLMKHLDDHDKRPQGTIKVLDSHVTCEVCSSTSRSGNDCPETCEEAMYMGNNNNNEYHPQGGQGWNQPRPYYQGGNNNSNFSNQPSFKDLVFAQAKTTNALSKKLPDNDKVLENINVKLDGFASAFQNQLSLNKMIETQLAQLAALVPANEYGRIPGQLESSVENVKAITTKGGKSTRDPPYPNHAGTSSITRGAPSDNTANEEVQPKKTVPQEYCDTRLLPFPQRSRKPSVDEQFARFVELIQKIHINVPLLDAMQVPTYARYLKDILDNKRPLPTTKVVKLTEQCCNVILHKLP, translated from the coding sequence TGAGAAGACACTTTGTGAATTCGCTGCTCCATTTGCTGACAAAGTGGCCTTTGGGCCGCAAATCAACATGGGAGACGTGGATTTCGATCTAaagtccagcctcatcatgatggcgcaggctagcatGTTCTGCGGCAAGCCTAacgaggatgccaatgctcaccTGCAACAGTTCCTGAAGATCTGCAGCACATACACTATAAAGGGAGTCAGTCCTGACACCGTCAGGCTGCGGCTGTTTCCGTTTTCCCTCCTTGGGAAAGCAAAGCAGTGGTTTTATGCCAACCGTATTATGATCAACACTTGGGACaaatgctctacggcattcTTATCaaaattcttcccgatgggcaaaaccaacgcCCTTCGTGGGAGAATTTCGAGTTTCCAGCAGACGAGGGATGAGTCCATTCCTGAGGCGTGGAAACGACTTCAGGAATatgtggccgcctgtcctcatcatgggatggacggcTGGTTTATCCTGCATAACTTCTATAGCGGACTCACTCCCACGTCTCGCGACCGCCTAGACgcagcagctggaggagcaTTTTTCTCTAAGATGGTTCGGGGAGCTGTCGACTTGATAGAGAAAATGGTCTCCAATaagggttggagcgaggaacgactccaaacCCGTCAacgaggcatgcacaccgtcaaggagatgGAGAtgcttgctgccaagctggacctcctcatgaaacaCTTGGACGACCACGACAAGAGGCCACAAGGCACCATCAAGGTCTTGGACTCACACGTCACGTGTGAGGTCTGCAGCAGCACGAGTCGCTCTGGGAATGACTGTCCGGAAACCTGCGaagaggcgatgtacatgggcaacaacaacaacaacgagTATcatccacaaggaggtcaggggtggaaccagccACGCCCATATTACcaaggaggtaacaacaacAGTAATTTTTCTAACCAACCCTCCTTCAAAGATCTCGtctttgcgcaagctaaaaccactaaTGCTCTTAGCAAAAAGCTACCTGATAATGACAAGGTCTTAGAGAATATAAATGTTAAGCTAGATGGCTTCGCTTCTGCATTCCAAAACCAGCTAAGCTTGAATAAGATGATTGAAACACAGCTAGCTCAATTAGCTGCTTTAGTACCTGCAAATGAGTAtgggaggattccggggcagCTCGAATCCTCCGTAGAAAATGTAAAGGCGATCACAACGaagggaggtaagtccactcgtgatccgccatATCCTAACCATGCAGGGACTAGCAGTATTACAAGAGGAGCACCATCTGATAACACGGCTAACGAAGAGGTTCAGCCAAAGAAGACTGTGCCACAGGAGTACTGCGATACCAGGTTGCTACCATTTCCTCAAAGAAGCaggaaaccgtcagtggacgagcagttcgctcgttttgttgaacTAATCCAAAAGATCCATATCAACGTGCCATTGTTGGAtgctatgcaagtgccaacatacgcGCGTTACCTCAAGGATATCCTCGACAACAAAAGACCGCTCCCGACAACtaaggtggtcaagctgacggagcAGTGCTGCAATgtcatactccacaagctcccgtAA
- the LOC127756767 gene encoding uncharacterized protein LOC127756767: MEPKSKPLLALLCLMIAKGNCVCLRCMNDYVVVDQQLVENDHGEVVVCGGEHTLYTFRVTVTNRCCCEVSSVVVAAPRFRSAVPVEPRLFRRIAGGEEKGYYLVGDGEAIPNNGSSVTFFYAWSTVFRMDVVSMTVSKYR, translated from the exons ATGGAACCGAAATCGAAGCCTCTCCTTGCCCTCCTCTGCCTCATGATCGCCAAAg GCAACTGCGTGTGCTTGCGCTGCATGAACGACTACGTCGTCGTCGACCAGCAGCTGGTGGAGAACGATCACGGCGAGGTCGTCGTCTGCGGTGGCGAACACACGCTGTACACGTTCAGGGTGACGGTGACGAACCGGTGCTGCTGCGAGGTGAGCAGCGTCGTCGTGGCGGCGCCAAGGTTCCGGAGCGCCGTCCCGGTGGAGCCGAGGCTGTTCCGGCGCATTGCCGGCGGGGAGGAGAAGGGCTACTACCTcgttggcgacggcgaggcgatcCCGAACAACGGGTCGAGCGTCACCTTCTTCTACGCGTGGAGCACCGTGTTCAGGATGGATGTCGTCAGTATGACTGTCTCTAAATACCGGTAG